A genome region from Gigantopelta aegis isolate Gae_Host chromosome 3, Gae_host_genome, whole genome shotgun sequence includes the following:
- the LOC121368605 gene encoding kyphoscoliosis peptidase-like, which translates to MSESIRPVMPRGYLGAQPMFAELGLYTISHNDPEIVTDDNQFEIKIGTSRPTKVTANLTNARTLQSFTENVFSQMTDNVISFLVNVPTTGYYKLQVYALPSSDDSKTLPGVFNYLVLCNATPTDPHPYPKQYAPWKNGCFLFEPLSLTNESQLNNVHFKVRIPNAKSVAVTSDGEWQHLDTEGDDVWQGNVSLEKYRGTDSKISLNANFGGDTTKYATLLDYSL; encoded by the coding sequence ATGAGCGAAAGTATAAGACCAGTGATGCCACGAGGCTATCTCGGAGCGCAGCCGATGTTCGCCGAACTGGGACTGTACACCATCAGCCACAACGACCCGGAAATTGTGACCGACGACAACCAGTTTGAAATTAAAATCGGGACATCCAGGCCGACGAAAGTTACGGCGAATCTGACGAACGCGCGAACCTTGCAGTCGTTCACGGAGAATGTCTTCAGCCAGATGACCGACAACGTCATCTCGTTCCTCGTCAACGTGCCGACGACGGGCTACTACAAGCTGCAGGTGTACGCCCTGCCTTCCAGCGACGACAGCAAGACGCTGCCGGGGGTGTTCAACTACCTGGTCTTGTGCAACGCCACGCCCACGGACCCTCACCCGTACCCGAAGCAGTACGCTCCCTGGAAGAACGGGTGTTTCCTGTTCGAGCCTCTGTCATTGACGAACGAGTCGCAACTCAACAACGTCCATTTCAAAGTCCGGATTCCCAACGCCAAATCTGTCGCCGTCACCTCCGACGGCGAGTGGCAGCACCTCGACACCGAAGGGGACGACGTCTGGCAGGGGAATGTGTCGTTGGAGAAATACCGAGGAACGGATAGCAAGATTTCGCTCAATGCCAACTTTGGTGGAGATACGACAAAATATGCGACTCTTCTGGATTATTCTCTGTAA